The following proteins are co-located in the Dyadobacter chenwenxiniae genome:
- the rfaD gene encoding ADP-glyceromanno-heptose 6-epimerase, producing MIIVTGAAGFIGSGLISRLNQDGFKSIIAVDDFSKIEKAENLEGKTIQEKVERVELFNWLDNNNRDVEFIFHIGARTDTTEFDKEIFDELNVSYSKQIWEKCIAYQIPLVYASSAATYGLGEHGYDDNESTLSQLKPLNPYGDSKNEFDIWALQQEKKPFFWAGLKFFNVYGPNEYHKGRMASVVMHAFNQINKTEKMKLFRSHNPDFQDGEQMRDFIYVKDLIDVCIFFMHHRKNSGIYNLGSGRARTFKDLVTSTFNAMGKPADISYIDTPEDIRDKYQYFTQANMSKLRSIGFTRPFTSLEDGIDDYVKNYLSTGAYL from the coding sequence ATGATTATCGTAACAGGTGCAGCCGGATTCATTGGCAGCGGGCTTATTAGCCGCTTAAATCAGGACGGTTTCAAAAGCATTATTGCAGTAGATGATTTTTCCAAAATCGAGAAAGCAGAAAACCTTGAAGGGAAAACAATTCAGGAAAAAGTAGAAAGGGTTGAGCTCTTCAACTGGCTCGACAATAACAACCGCGATGTCGAATTTATCTTCCACATAGGCGCCCGTACAGACACAACCGAATTCGACAAAGAAATTTTTGACGAGCTTAATGTCAGCTATTCCAAACAGATCTGGGAGAAGTGCATTGCCTACCAAATTCCGCTCGTATATGCATCATCCGCAGCCACTTACGGGCTTGGCGAACACGGTTACGATGACAATGAATCCACATTATCGCAGCTAAAACCGCTCAATCCGTACGGTGATTCCAAGAATGAGTTTGATATCTGGGCATTGCAGCAAGAGAAAAAGCCGTTTTTCTGGGCAGGATTGAAGTTTTTCAATGTTTATGGCCCGAACGAATATCACAAGGGCAGAATGGCTTCTGTGGTCATGCATGCCTTCAACCAAATCAATAAAACGGAGAAAATGAAGCTCTTCCGATCGCATAACCCTGATTTCCAGGATGGCGAGCAGATGCGCGATTTTATTTATGTAAAAGACCTGATCGACGTTTGCATTTTCTTTATGCATCACCGTAAAAACTCGGGTATATACAACCTCGGAAGCGGCCGCGCACGGACATTCAAAGACCTGGTAACAAGCACATTTAATGCGATGGGCAAGCCGGCAGACATTTCGTATATTGATACGCCGGAAGATATTCGTGATAAATATCAGTATTTCACGCAGGCCAACATGAGCAAACTTCGCTCTATCGGTTTTACACGTCCGTTTACTTCATTGGAAGACGGAATTGACGACTATGTGAAGAACTATCTTTCAACGGGGGCTTACCTGTAA
- the lpxB gene encoding lipid-A-disaccharide synthase — protein sequence MKYYLIAGERSGDLHGSNLIGGIRENDPHAQFRGWGGDMMAGAGMDPVTHYKDTAFMGFLEVALNLHKISGFLKKCKADILEYKPDALILIDYPGFNLRIASFAKSKGLKVFYYISPKVWAWNQKRALKIKRNVDHMFVIFPFEIDFYKKFDYKVDYVGNPLMDAIAAFKPDPEFKQKNNLRSDKPIIALLPGSRQQEIIGMLDIMLTVQPHFPGHQFVIAGVSNLPKTLYEKYIAAHNAIIVYESTYDLLNIADAALVTSGTATLETALFSVPEVVCYKTSAFSYAIAKRLIRVPFISLVNLILEKEAVRELIQDGLNEDLLVAELRQILPDGAKHEQQMSNYETLKSLVGGPGASERAGGLIVDYLK from the coding sequence ATGAAATATTACCTCATTGCAGGAGAGCGTTCGGGAGATTTGCACGGCTCCAACCTCATCGGCGGAATCCGTGAGAATGATCCCCATGCGCAGTTTCGTGGCTGGGGAGGTGATATGATGGCGGGCGCAGGCATGGACCCGGTTACGCATTATAAGGACACAGCCTTTATGGGTTTCCTGGAAGTGGCCCTTAACCTGCACAAAATTTCAGGTTTTCTCAAAAAATGCAAAGCGGATATTCTTGAATACAAGCCCGACGCGCTGATTTTGATCGATTACCCGGGTTTTAACTTACGTATAGCGTCTTTTGCAAAGTCAAAAGGCTTGAAAGTGTTTTACTACATTTCCCCCAAAGTCTGGGCCTGGAATCAAAAACGCGCATTAAAGATCAAGCGGAATGTAGATCACATGTTCGTGATCTTTCCATTTGAAATCGATTTTTACAAGAAGTTCGATTACAAAGTGGATTACGTGGGCAATCCGCTCATGGACGCCATTGCAGCTTTCAAACCCGATCCTGAGTTCAAGCAAAAGAACAACCTCAGATCCGACAAGCCCATAATAGCGTTACTTCCAGGCAGTCGCCAACAGGAAATTATAGGCATGCTGGACATTATGCTAACTGTCCAGCCACATTTCCCTGGTCATCAGTTTGTGATCGCAGGCGTTAGTAACCTGCCAAAAACCTTATACGAAAAGTACATTGCAGCGCATAATGCAATCATTGTCTACGAATCAACTTACGATTTGCTAAACATTGCCGACGCTGCATTGGTAACATCGGGGACAGCTACATTAGAAACAGCACTGTTCAGTGTTCCCGAAGTGGTCTGCTATAAAACGAGCGCATTTTCCTACGCCATCGCCAAACGCCTCATCCGCGTTCCGTTCATTTCACTGGTTAATCTTATTTTGGAGAAAGAAGCGGTTAGGGAGTTGATTCAAGATGGTTTGAATGAGGATTTATTGGTTGCAGAGTTAAGACAAATCCTGCCTGACGGAGCAAAGCATGAGCAGCA
- the sufB gene encoding Fe-S cluster assembly protein SufB, with protein MSKEDELLEEITSSEYKYGFVTDIEADEAPMGLNDDIVRFISAKKNEPEWMLAWRLKAYHLWLTMAEPKWPNVHYPKIDFQGIKYYSAPKKKKQVDSLDDIDPELRDTFERLGISLNEQKRLSGVSIAVDAVMDSESVFTTFKGSLKEKGIIFCSISEAIREHPELVKKYLGSVVPPKDNYYAALNSAVFSDGSFVYIPKGVRCPMELSTYFRINAAGTGQFERTLIIGDADSHVSYLEGCTAPMRDENQLHAAVVEIFAHENANVKYSTVQNWYPGDKDGKGGIYNFVTKRGLCDGAGSKISWTQVETGSAITWKYPSVILKGDNSIGEFYSVAVTNNMQQADTGTKMIHIGKNTKSRIVSKGISAGKSQNSYRGLVQVFKKAEKARNFSQCDSLLLGDKCGAHTFPYIEVSNPSATVEHEATTSKIGEDILFYCNQRGIPTEQAVALIVNGYAKEVLNQLPMEFAVEAQKLLEISLEGSVG; from the coding sequence ATGAGCAAAGAAGATGAATTGTTGGAGGAAATCACCAGTTCGGAATACAAATATGGTTTTGTAACTGATATTGAGGCAGATGAGGCTCCTATGGGGCTGAATGATGATATTGTCAGGTTTATCTCAGCCAAAAAAAATGAACCGGAATGGATGCTTGCGTGGCGTTTGAAAGCTTATCATTTGTGGCTGACAATGGCTGAACCCAAGTGGCCAAATGTTCATTATCCAAAAATCGATTTTCAGGGAATAAAATATTATTCGGCGCCTAAAAAGAAAAAGCAGGTTGACAGTCTGGACGACATTGATCCGGAATTGCGCGACACTTTTGAGCGCCTGGGAATTTCCCTCAATGAGCAAAAAAGACTTTCAGGTGTTTCCATCGCTGTCGATGCCGTAATGGATTCCGAATCGGTTTTTACGACTTTTAAAGGATCGCTGAAAGAAAAAGGAATTATCTTTTGCTCTATCAGTGAAGCCATTCGTGAACATCCTGAATTGGTTAAAAAGTATTTGGGGTCGGTTGTTCCGCCAAAAGACAATTATTATGCCGCATTGAATTCCGCTGTTTTCTCAGACGGTTCTTTTGTATATATTCCAAAAGGCGTTCGTTGCCCGATGGAGCTTTCCACTTATTTCCGTATCAATGCAGCCGGAACAGGCCAATTTGAGCGTACATTGATTATCGGTGACGCTGATAGTCACGTGAGTTACCTGGAAGGTTGCACAGCACCGATGCGTGACGAAAACCAATTGCACGCTGCGGTTGTAGAAATTTTCGCGCACGAGAATGCGAATGTCAAATATTCAACTGTTCAAAACTGGTATCCTGGTGATAAGGACGGCAAAGGAGGGATTTACAATTTCGTAACCAAACGCGGTCTTTGCGATGGCGCAGGTTCGAAAATATCCTGGACGCAAGTTGAAACCGGTTCGGCGATAACCTGGAAATATCCTTCGGTTATCCTGAAAGGTGATAATTCAATTGGCGAATTTTATTCAGTTGCTGTTACAAATAACATGCAACAGGCTGATACGGGCACGAAAATGATCCATATCGGGAAAAATACGAAGAGCCGCATAGTTTCGAAAGGAATTTCAGCTGGCAAAAGCCAGAACTCATACAGAGGACTCGTTCAGGTTTTCAAGAAAGCAGAAAAAGCGAGGAATTTCTCCCAATGTGATTCCCTTTTATTAGGTGACAAATGCGGAGCGCACACTTTCCCGTACATTGAAGTGAGCAATCCTTCCGCAACTGTCGAGCACGAAGCTACGACTTCAAAAATTGGTGAAGACATTCTTTTCTATTGCAACCAACGCGGAATCCCAACGGAGCAAGCGGTTGCTTTGATTGTTAATGGTTATGCAAAAGAGGTGTTGAACCAGCTTCCGATGGAGTTTGCTGTGGAAGCGCAGAAATTACTGGAAATCAGTCTGGAAGGCAGCGTAGGTTAA
- a CDS encoding 6-pyruvoyl trahydropterin synthase family protein, which translates to MIYVTRKEHFNAAHRLFNPAWSDEKNQEVFGPCANNNWHGHNFELIVTVKGKPDPDTGFVIDLKVLGDIVKEKVVDKVDHKNLNLDVDFMHGKMASCEIFVTEIWNILAPAIAEASPNSKLHYIKLVETPKNFVEYYGE; encoded by the coding sequence ATGATTTACGTAACCAGAAAAGAGCATTTCAATGCAGCCCACCGGCTTTTTAATCCGGCCTGGTCTGATGAAAAAAACCAGGAAGTATTTGGCCCGTGTGCCAACAACAACTGGCATGGACACAATTTTGAGCTGATTGTTACGGTAAAAGGAAAACCGGATCCGGACACGGGATTTGTCATTGATCTGAAAGTGCTGGGCGATATAGTGAAGGAAAAAGTGGTGGATAAAGTGGACCATAAAAATCTCAATCTGGACGTTGATTTTATGCACGGCAAAATGGCTTCCTGCGAAATATTTGTAACCGAAATATGGAATATCCTTGCACCAGCCATTGCAGAAGCATCCCCGAATTCTAAGCTGCATTACATTAAGCTGGTTGAAACGCCGAAGAATTTTGTAGAGTATTACGGCGAATAA